The following are encoded in a window of Sebastes umbrosus isolate fSebUmb1 chromosome 7, fSebUmb1.pri, whole genome shotgun sequence genomic DNA:
- the LOC119491688 gene encoding extracellular calcium-sensing receptor-like gives MHKPGDVVLGGLFEVHYTSVFPELTFTSEPNQLSCQGFDPPGFRHAMTMAFAIDEINKNSNLLPNVTLGYSLYDNCATLVIGFSAALLLASGREELFLLQEDCLGTPPVLGIVGDSFSTFSIATSDVLGLFKLPIVSYFATCSCLSDRQRFPSFFRTIPSDAFQVRAMIQILKRFGWTWVGLLVSDDDYGLHVAQSFQSDLTQSGGGCLAYSEILPWGENPAELKRIVEVMKKSTARVVIVFAHQIHMIQLMEEVVRQNVTGLQWMASEAWTAAAVLQTPRLMPYLGGTLGIAIRRGEIPGLRDFLLRIRPDLHDNNYGHSMVRQFWEYTFQCRFAPPPAGWVEAGEDLCTGQEDLESEETEFLDVSNLRPEYNIYKAVYALAYALDDMLQCQPGSGPFSGHSCATLQTLEPWQLMFYLEKVNFTTPFGDQVSFDENGDALPIYDIMNWLWLPDGRTKVQSVGVVMKSASKGEDLTLDEDKIFWNFDSKQSPLSVCSESCPPGTRMARKKGQPVCCFDCVPCSEGMFSNERDSMECTSCPEDFWSSPKRDHCVPKKTEFLSYHEPLGICLTTASLFGTVICAVVLGIFTYHRSTPMVRANNSELSFLLLVSLKLCFLCSLLFIGRPRLWTCQLRHAAFGISFVLCVSCILVKTMVVLAVFKASKPGGGASLKWFGAVQQRGTVMVLTSIQAAICTAWLVSASPAPHKNTQYYNDKIIYECVVGSTVGFAVLLGYIGLLAILSFLLAFLARNLPDNFNEAKLITFSMLIFCAVWVAFVPAYVNSPGKYADAVEVFAILASSFGLLVALFGPKCYIILLRPERNTKKAIMGRGTTKS, from the exons ATGCACAAACCTGGTGATGTGGTTCTGGGTGGGCTGTTTGAGGTCCACTACACTTCTGTCTTCCCTGAGTTGACGTTCACCTCAGAACCAAATCAGCTCAGCTGCCAAGG TTTTGACCCTCCAGGGTTCAGGCATGCCATGACTATGGCCTTTGCCATCGATGAAATCAACAAAAACTCCAACCTGCTACCTAATGTGACTCTGGGATACAGCCTGTATGACAACTGTGCCACTCTTGTAATTGGATTCAGTGCTGCATTGTTATTGGCCAGTGGTAGAGAGGAGCTGTTTCTGCTTCAGGAGGACTGTTTGGGGACCCCCCCAGTCCTCGGGATTGTGGGTGATTCCTTCTCAACATTTTCTATCGCTACCTCTGATGTTCTTGGTTTATTCAAATTGCCCATT GTGAGTTACTTTGCCACATGCTCCTGCCTCAGTGATAGGCAAAGGTTTCCATCCTTCTTCAGAACAATCCCAAGTGATGCTTTCCAG GTGCGTGCTATGATTCAGATTCTAAAACGCTTTGGCTGGACATGGGTAGGTCTGCTGGTCAGTGATGATGACTATGGACTCCATGTTGCCCAATCCTTCCAATCAGACTTGACTCAGTCTGGTGGAGGTTGTCTGGCCTACTCGGAGATTTTGCCCTGGGGTGAAAACCCAGCTGAACTAAAGAGAATTGTGGAAGTGATGAAGAAATCAACAGCTCGTGTGGTCATTGTGTTTGCACACCAGATCCACATGATTCAACTCATGGAAGAg GTAGTGAGGCAGAATGTGACAGGCCTTCAGTGGATGGCCAGTGAAGCCTGGACAGCAGCTGCTGTGCTCCAAACCCCCCGCCTCATGCCATACCTGGGTGGCACACTGGGCATTGCCATCCGCCGAGGAGAAATACCAGGACTCAGGGATTTTCTGTTAAGAATACGTCCTGACCTACATGACAATAATTATGGACATAGCATG gtGAGGCAGTTTTGGGAATACACATTTCAGTGTAGATTTGCACCACCTCCAGCAGGTTGGGTGGAGGCTGGTGAAGATCTATGTACAGGACAGGAAGATCTAGAGAGCGAGGAGACTGAGTTTCTGGATGTGTCTAATCTGAGGCCTGAGTACAATATTTACAAGGCTGTGTATGCTCTGGCGTATGCCCTTGATGACATGTTGCAGTGCCAGCCAGGGAGCGGGCCTTTCAGCGGACACAGCTGTGCCACTTTGCAAACATTGGAGCCATGGCAG CTCATGTTTTACTTGGAAAAGGTCAACTTCACCACACCATTTGGTGATCAAGTGTCATTTGATGAGAATGGTGATGCCTTACCAATATATGATATCATGAACTGGCTGTGGCTCCCTGATGGAAGAACAAAAGTTCAGAGTGTGGGGGTAGTAATGAAGTCGGCCTCTAAAGGTGAAGATCTGACACTTGATGAAGACAAAATCTTCTGGAACTTTGACTCCAAACAG TCACCCCTGTCAGTGTGCAGTGAGAGCTGTCCACCAGGTACCCGCATGGCCAGAAAAAAGGGGCAACCTGTGTGTTGTTTTGACTGTGTCCCTTGTTCTGAGGGAATGTTCAGCAATGAAAGAG ACTCCATGGAGTGCACCAGTTGTCCAGAGGATTTCTGGTCCAGCCCCAAGCGTGACCACTGTGTTCCTAAGAAAACAGAGTTCCTCTCCTACCATGAGCCTCTAGGTATCTGCTTGACAACCGCCTCATTGTTCGGCACAGTTATCTGTGCTGTTGTCCTGGGCATCTTCACCTATCATCGCAGTACACCCATGGTACGCGCCAACAATTCAGAACTGAGTTTCCTGCTCTTGGTGTCACTAAAGCTATGTTTCCTCTGCTCACTGTTGTTTATTGGTCGTCCCAGGCTGTGGACTTGCCAACTGAGACATGCAGCATTTGGGATCAGCTTTGTGCTTTGTGTCTCATGCATTCTGGTAAAAACCATGGTGGTTCTGGCTGTGTTCAAGGCCTCCAAGCCAGGAGGTGGAGCCAGTCTGAAGTGGTTTGGTGCTGTGCAGCAGAGGGGGACAGTGATGGTTCTTACTTCTATTCAGGCAGCAATCTGCACTGCTTGGCTTGTCTCTGCCTCACCAGCTCctcataaaaacactcaatacTACAATGACAAGATAATTTATGAGTGTGTAGTCGGGTCCACAGTTGGTTTTGCAGTGTTACTGGGCTATATTGGCTTACTGGCTATTCTCAGCTTCCTGTTAGCATTTCTGGCGAGGAATCTTCCAGACAACTTCAATGAGGCCAAGCTCATCACTTTCAGCATGCTGATCTTCTGTGCGGTGTGGGTGGCCTTTGTACCGGCTTATGTCAACTCCCCGGGCAAATATGCAGATGCAGTGGAGGTATTTGCCATCCTGGCCTCCAGTTTTGGTCTCTTGGTGGCACTGTTTGGACCCAAATGTTACATAATCCTGCTGAGACCAGAGAGGAACACAAAGAAAGCAATCATGGGTCGAGGAACTACCAAGTCATAA